From a region of the Triticum aestivum cultivar Chinese Spring chromosome 7D, IWGSC CS RefSeq v2.1, whole genome shotgun sequence genome:
- the LOC123168753 gene encoding pectin acetylesterase 5-like, whose product MATEQLLQCRPGCLVLLLLLLASVMMCPLVWSSPPTTVGRPPELTLLAGAAEKGAVCLDGSPPAYQLERGFGSGSHSWLVYLEGGGWCSTVEACSKHTKSALGSSNFMEAVQLAGIFSNDQSQNSDFYNWNKVFVRYCDGASFSGDAEYEDQDGNRLFFRGLRIWEAIIDELMEKGLANAKQALLAGCSSGGLATLLHCDDFSARFPRKVAVKCFSDAGFFLDKKNIDGERFFRSVYNGVVHLQNVSKVLPKDCLAKMEPLDCFFPSELIKSINTPTFILNSGYDSWQIQNVLVPDESSPENSWLTCKANIRDCDSTQIEVLHGFRKTMVGDLKVVQDKEEWGLFIDSCFTHCQTPFKISWDSPISPRLGNKTISQAVGDWHFSRGQRVKEIDCEYPCNPTCSSQLPS is encoded by the exons ATGGCGACCGAGCAGCTCCTCCAGTGTCGACCTGGTTGCTTGgtgcttcttctccttctcctggccTCCGTGATGATGTGCCCTCTTGTTTGGTCCTCACCGCCGACCACCGTGGGACGGCCGCCAGAGCTAACCCTCCTCGCCGGCGCGGCAGAGAAGGGCGCAG TGTGCTTGGATGGAAGCCCGCCGGCTTACCAATTGGAGAGAGGCTTCGGCTCCGGATCTCACAGCTGGCTCGTCTATCTAGAG GGAGGAGGGTGGTGCAGCACCGTTGAGGCTTGTTCGAAGCACACAAAATCTGCGCTTGGTTCATCTAACTTTATGGAAGCGGTGCAGCTTGCTGGGATTTTCAGCAACGACCAGAGCCAAAATTCTG ATTTCTACAACTGGAATAAAGTTTTCGTGCGGTATTGTGATGGGGCGTCATTTTCTGGGGATGCTGAGTACGAAGATCAG GATGGAAACAGGCTATTCTTCAGAGGGTTGCGCATTTGGGAAGCGATCATTGACGAACTGATGGAGAAAGGACTTGCTAATGCTAAACAG GCCCTCCTTGCAGGTTGTTCTTCTGGTGGTTTAGCCACACTACTGCACTGTGATGATTTTAGTGCACGTTTTCCTCGGAAGGTTGCAGTTAAATGCTTTTCTGATGCTGGATTTTTTCTTGACAA AAAGAATATAGACGGAGAAAGGTTTTTCCGGTCCGTGTACAATGGGGTTGTTCACCTCCAG AATGTTAGCAAAGTTTTGCCCAAGGACTGCCTCGCTAAGATGGAACCACTGGAT TGTTTCTTTCCTTCTGAGCTTATTAAGAGCATCAACACCCCCACTTTTATTCTCAACTCTGGATATGACTCTTGGCAG ATACAAAATGTACTAGTACCAGATGAATCCTCTCCCGAAAATTCATGGTTGACCTGCAAGGCTAACATCCGAGACTGTGATTCCACACAAATTGAAGTCCTTCATG GATTCAGGAAAACAATGGTGGGTGATCTGAAAGTCGTCCAAGATAAGGAGGAGTGGGGATTGTTCATTGATTCGTGCTTTACCCACTGCCAAACACCATTTAAAATCTCATGGGATTCACCAATTTCCCCAAGGCTTGGAAATAAG ACGATCTCACAAGCTGTTGGAGATTGGCACTTCAGCAGAGGCCAAAGGGTAAAAGAGATCGATTGCGAGTATCCATGCAACCCAACATGCAGCAGCCAGTTGCCTTCCTAA